A single region of the Salarchaeum japonicum genome encodes:
- a CDS encoding DUF7123 family protein, protein MSATADPSTADSKETRLANYLREKARDGELYFKGKFIADEVGLSPKEIGALMVNLKDSVSDLEIEKWSYTSATTWRVAPADA, encoded by the coding sequence GCGCTACCGCCGACCCCTCCACGGCCGACAGCAAGGAAACGCGTCTCGCGAACTACCTGCGTGAGAAGGCTCGCGACGGCGAGCTCTACTTCAAGGGTAAGTTCATCGCGGACGAGGTCGGGCTCTCCCCGAAGGAGATCGGGGCCCTGATGGTGAACCTGAAGGACTCCGTCTCCGACCTCGAAATCGAGAAGTGGTCGTACACGAGCGCGACCACGTGGCGCGTCGCCCCTGCTGACGCGTAG
- a CDS encoding AEC family transporter, with protein MSFVSALTDAILPVLAVALAGFLLGRFREVEVDALGTVTLYVLTPALVFSTLATTTLSGSAVLNIAVGVTAFTVVMAVVAYAVVTLTDAPHPNGTMLASTFSNAGNYGIPLSAFAFGATGRSTAVLFIAAQSVLMYSLGVFIAARGTGAGVRASVGQIFELPLLYAVLAAGLARFLGVVPPETGPAMETIGMVGNAAIPVMLLMLGIQLGNTGRGVALSTVTTPTVLKLAVAPVVAVAVAVPLGFSDPVVARTFVLECAMPAAVTPLVFTVEFSDDPTAPAYVSTAILVTTVLSIPVLAVLLTVLRGGLPLPGV; from the coding sequence GTGTCGTTCGTCTCCGCGCTGACAGACGCCATCCTCCCCGTCCTCGCGGTCGCGCTCGCGGGCTTCCTGCTCGGGCGCTTCCGCGAGGTCGAGGTGGACGCGCTCGGCACCGTCACGCTCTACGTTCTCACGCCCGCGCTCGTCTTCTCGACGCTCGCGACCACCACGCTCTCCGGGAGCGCCGTCCTCAACATCGCGGTCGGCGTCACCGCGTTCACGGTCGTGATGGCCGTCGTCGCGTACGCCGTCGTCACCCTCACCGACGCCCCGCACCCGAACGGGACGATGCTCGCCTCGACGTTCTCGAACGCGGGCAACTACGGGATTCCGCTCTCCGCGTTCGCGTTCGGCGCGACCGGCCGCAGTACGGCGGTCTTGTTCATCGCCGCGCAGTCCGTGCTGATGTACTCGCTCGGCGTGTTCATCGCCGCGCGCGGCACCGGCGCGGGCGTCCGGGCCTCCGTCGGCCAGATATTCGAACTCCCCCTCCTGTACGCCGTGCTCGCCGCCGGCCTCGCCCGCTTCCTCGGCGTCGTCCCGCCCGAGACCGGGCCGGCGATGGAGACCATCGGGATGGTCGGGAACGCCGCCATCCCCGTGATGTTGCTGATGCTCGGCATCCAACTCGGGAACACCGGCCGCGGCGTCGCGCTCTCCACGGTCACGACCCCGACGGTGCTCAAACTCGCCGTCGCGCCCGTCGTCGCCGTCGCCGTCGCGGTTCCGCTCGGGTTCTCCGACCCCGTGGTCGCGCGGACGTTCGTCCTGGAGTGCGCGATGCCCGCCGCGGTCACGCCGCTCGTCTTCACCGTCGAGTTCAGCGACGACCCCACAGCGCCCGCGTACGTCTCCACCGCCATCCTCGTCACCACCGTCCTCTCCATCCCCGTGCTCGCCGTGCTCCTCACCGTCCTCCGCGGCGGCCTCCCGCTTCCGGGAGTTTAA
- a CDS encoding site-2 protease family protein has protein sequence MSADPPDAGPAPDAFSDVFRVYEVRREGDTIHYYGAPLADYQTLMREVWPRFENSGYDVQLEERTGEYVLVATPEREAGFPTTNLVLFMLTVLSTLYAGTGWYYVQDVLSPELLRALPFTLGVLGVLGTHELGHYVLSKYHDVDASLPYFIPVPTLFGTMGALIRMKGQIPDRKALFDIGVAGPLAGLAATVVVGTAGLLLPPLQVPDYILNAPASDLVEIEFHYPLLLEGLSWLLDTPLHYPNDPAVVANPLVIAAWIGAFITVLNLIPVGQLDGGHILRAMLGPTHERVAPLVPFALFGLAGGLYVLTDAGQAVFLWVLWGFIAAYMAFRGSAVPLDDGPLDRRRLAVGAFTFLVGALCFVPVPVTIG, from the coding sequence ATGTCGGCCGACCCGCCCGACGCCGGCCCCGCACCGGACGCGTTCAGCGACGTGTTCCGCGTGTACGAGGTTCGCCGCGAGGGCGACACGATTCACTACTACGGCGCGCCGCTCGCGGACTACCAGACGCTCATGCGCGAGGTGTGGCCGCGCTTCGAGAACTCCGGCTACGACGTACAGCTCGAAGAACGTACGGGCGAGTACGTCCTCGTCGCCACCCCCGAACGCGAGGCGGGGTTCCCGACGACGAACCTCGTCCTGTTCATGCTCACCGTGCTCTCGACGCTGTACGCCGGCACCGGCTGGTACTACGTGCAGGACGTGTTGTCGCCCGAACTCCTGCGCGCGCTCCCGTTCACGCTCGGCGTGCTCGGCGTGCTCGGCACGCACGAACTCGGCCACTACGTCCTCTCGAAGTACCACGACGTGGACGCCAGCCTCCCCTACTTCATCCCCGTCCCCACCCTGTTCGGGACGATGGGCGCGCTCATCCGTATGAAGGGCCAGATACCCGACCGGAAGGCGCTGTTCGACATCGGCGTCGCCGGCCCGCTCGCCGGCCTCGCCGCCACCGTCGTCGTCGGCACCGCCGGCCTCCTCCTCCCGCCGCTCCAGGTGCCCGACTACATCCTGAACGCGCCCGCGAGCGACCTCGTGGAGATAGAGTTCCACTACCCGCTCCTCCTCGAAGGCCTCTCGTGGCTGCTCGACACGCCGCTCCACTACCCGAACGACCCCGCGGTGGTGGCGAACCCGCTCGTCATCGCGGCCTGGATCGGCGCGTTCATCACCGTCCTCAACCTCATCCCCGTCGGCCAGCTAGACGGCGGGCACATCCTCCGCGCGATGCTCGGCCCCACCCACGAACGCGTCGCCCCCCTCGTCCCGTTCGCCCTGTTCGGGCTGGCGGGCGGACTCTACGTCCTCACCGACGCCGGGCAGGCCGTCTTCCTCTGGGTGCTCTGGGGGTTCATCGCGGCCTACATGGCGTTCCGGGGGTCGGCGGTTCCGCTCGACGACGGCCCGCTCGACCGCCGCCGGCTCGCCGTCGGCGCGTTCACGTTCCTGGTCGGCGCGCTCTGCTTCGTCCCCGTCCCCGTCACCATCGGCTAG
- the thiL gene encoding thiamine-phosphate kinase: MDERAALARVADLVPAAGDDAALLGDTVVTIDMLHDRTDFPAGTTRYTQGWRAVGASLSDVAAMGADATGAVAVYGAPDFDPDALEAFVRGARDVCERVGAEYVGGDLDDTAEFTTATTAVGATDTPVFRSGAEPGDAVCVTGDLGRSAAAIDAFRAGDHERGNDLFRFTPRVRAGVALAPHATAMMDSSDGLARSLHQLAEASDCGFSVDSAEIPVVEGVAFERAVTFGEDFELVCTLPPASVEQVETDVPLSVIGAVTEGGVRLDGEPLPDEGYTH, translated from the coding sequence ATGGACGAACGGGCGGCGCTGGCGCGGGTCGCTGACCTCGTGCCGGCGGCGGGCGACGACGCCGCGCTCCTCGGGGACACCGTCGTGACCATCGACATGCTCCACGACCGGACGGACTTCCCGGCGGGGACGACGCGGTACACGCAGGGCTGGCGGGCGGTCGGCGCGTCCCTCTCGGACGTGGCGGCGATGGGCGCGGACGCGACCGGCGCGGTCGCGGTGTACGGCGCGCCCGACTTCGACCCCGACGCCCTCGAAGCCTTCGTGCGGGGGGCGCGGGACGTCTGCGAGCGCGTCGGCGCGGAGTACGTCGGCGGCGACCTCGACGACACCGCCGAGTTCACCACCGCCACCACCGCCGTCGGCGCGACCGACACGCCGGTGTTCCGGTCGGGCGCGGAACCCGGGGACGCCGTGTGCGTGACGGGCGACCTCGGGCGGAGCGCCGCCGCCATCGACGCCTTCCGCGCCGGCGATCACGAGCGCGGAAACGACCTGTTCCGGTTCACGCCCCGGGTTCGGGCGGGCGTCGCGCTCGCCCCGCACGCGACGGCGATGATGGATTCGAGCGACGGCCTCGCGCGCTCACTCCACCAGCTCGCGGAGGCCAGCGACTGCGGGTTCAGCGTGGACTCAGCGGAGATTCCGGTGGTCGAGGGCGTGGCGTTCGAGCGCGCGGTGACGTTCGGCGAGGACTTCGAACTCGTCTGCACGCTCCCGCCGGCGTCCGTCGAACAGGTCGAAACGGACGTACCGCTCTCGGTTATCGGGGCGGTGACGGAGGGCGGCGTGCGACTCGACGGGGAGCCGCTCCCCGACGAGGGGTACACGCACTAG
- a CDS encoding lysylphosphatidylglycerol synthase transmembrane domain-containing protein has product MDFDERGIVLGFLAALAVLGGLLWFVGFDDILAALRLLDPAVFLAIVALGVVWLAAWGLALRRVLDSIGVTASALDAFLLYASAAFANNITPFGQAGGEPFSALLISRATGSDYEEGLAAIASVDTLNFIPSLLLAILGLAYYTLTYAVADRVQLVSAAVAALAVALPVTGYLAWRYRDRLKAVLAGVLAPVLGLLSRVVPGFSAPGASVLRDRIAAFYRSIGRVAANRRDLAFALAYSTLGWLVMCLALYLTLWGLVPVAVPAAIVFVVVPVATIASVTPLPGGAGGVEFAIVLLLVPTTSMDAAAATSAALVFRAATYWIPTVIGGVAAFLLESRA; this is encoded by the coding sequence ATGGACTTCGACGAACGCGGCATCGTCCTCGGGTTTCTCGCCGCGCTCGCCGTGCTCGGCGGCCTCCTCTGGTTCGTCGGCTTCGACGACATCCTCGCCGCGCTCCGCCTCCTCGACCCCGCCGTCTTCCTCGCCATTGTCGCGCTCGGCGTCGTCTGGCTCGCCGCCTGGGGGCTCGCGCTCCGACGCGTTCTGGACAGCATCGGCGTCACCGCGAGCGCGCTCGACGCCTTCCTCCTCTACGCGTCCGCCGCGTTCGCGAACAACATCACGCCGTTCGGCCAGGCGGGCGGCGAACCGTTCAGCGCGCTCCTCATCTCCAGGGCCACCGGGAGCGACTACGAGGAGGGCCTGGCGGCCATCGCGAGCGTCGACACCCTGAACTTCATCCCGAGCCTCCTGCTCGCCATCCTCGGCCTCGCCTACTACACGCTCACGTACGCCGTCGCCGACCGCGTCCAACTCGTCTCCGCGGCCGTCGCCGCGCTCGCCGTCGCCCTCCCCGTCACCGGCTATCTCGCCTGGCGGTACCGCGACCGCCTCAAAGCCGTGCTCGCCGGCGTTCTCGCGCCCGTACTCGGCCTGCTTTCGCGCGTCGTCCCCGGGTTCAGCGCGCCCGGTGCGAGCGTCCTCCGCGACCGCATCGCCGCGTTCTACCGCTCCATCGGCCGGGTCGCCGCGAATCGCCGCGACCTCGCGTTCGCGCTCGCGTACAGCACGCTCGGCTGGCTCGTCATGTGCCTCGCGCTCTACCTCACCCTCTGGGGGCTGGTGCCCGTCGCCGTGCCCGCCGCCATCGTCTTCGTCGTCGTTCCCGTCGCCACCATCGCGTCCGTCACCCCGCTCCCCGGCGGCGCGGGCGGCGTCGAGTTCGCCATCGTCCTCCTCCTCGTCCCCACCACGTCGATGGACGCCGCCGCCGCCACCAGCGCCGCCCTCGTCTTCCGCGCCGCGACCTACTGGATACCCACCGTCATCGGCGGCGTCGCCGCCTTCCTCCTCGAAAGCCGAGCGTAG
- a CDS encoding 30S ribosomal protein S19e: protein MVTLYDAPADELIDELAAELDDRLDEPDWAEYAKTGADRELPPEQDDFWARRAASLLRKVATDGPVGVERLSTEYGGTRDGSNRYQVAPSKTADASKNVIRTILQQLEDEGLVEGKGSDGRVVTGDGRALLDDTAGDVLEQLDRPELERYA, encoded by the coding sequence ATGGTAACTCTCTACGACGCCCCCGCCGACGAGCTCATCGACGAGCTCGCCGCGGAACTCGACGACCGACTCGACGAGCCCGACTGGGCCGAGTACGCGAAGACCGGCGCGGACCGCGAACTCCCGCCCGAGCAGGACGACTTCTGGGCGCGCCGCGCCGCCAGTCTCCTCCGCAAGGTCGCGACCGACGGCCCCGTCGGCGTCGAGCGCCTCAGCACCGAGTACGGCGGCACCCGCGACGGCTCCAACCGCTACCAGGTCGCCCCCTCGAAGACCGCGGACGCCTCGAAGAACGTCATCCGCACCATCCTCCAGCAGCTCGAAGACGAAGGCCTCGTCGAGGGCAAGGGCAGTGACGGCCGCGTCGTCACCGGCGACGGTCGCGCGCTCCTCGATGACACCGCGGGCGACGTCCTCGAACAGCTCGACCGCCCCGAACTCGAACGCTACGCGTAA
- a CDS encoding universal stress protein produces MPFVVPFDGSRLSVAALVNARVHEVGFDNLPPTVRERASREEPPDITAVTVVPRRASYARGKGWLDDGEPFDPETVVERLRERVAEIAPNADFVHEYTDTTSAGAIGQHIRRHARRLDATTVFIGSENAGRIVTPVMSVGSRVSNEQDYNVMVVRRELSYTP; encoded by the coding sequence ATGCCGTTCGTCGTGCCGTTCGATGGCTCGCGCCTGTCTGTCGCCGCGCTCGTGAACGCGCGCGTCCACGAAGTCGGGTTCGACAACCTCCCACCCACCGTCCGAGAGCGCGCCAGCCGCGAGGAACCGCCGGACATCACCGCCGTGACCGTCGTACCGCGCCGCGCCTCGTACGCCCGCGGGAAGGGCTGGCTGGACGACGGCGAACCGTTCGACCCCGAGACCGTCGTCGAACGCCTCCGGGAGCGCGTCGCGGAGATCGCGCCGAACGCCGACTTCGTGCACGAGTACACGGACACGACCAGCGCGGGCGCTATCGGCCAACACATCCGCCGGCACGCCCGCAGGCTCGACGCCACCACCGTCTTCATCGGGAGCGAGAACGCAGGCCGCATCGTCACGCCCGTGATGAGCGTCGGCTCGCGCGTCTCCAACGAACAGGACTACAACGTCATGGTCGTCCGCCGCGAACTCTCCTACACGCCCTGA
- a CDS encoding beta clamp domain-containing protein → MSQAASSPTDPSVQAVVRADALRTAVATARSLVSECRVRLDSDGLLVAATDPATVASVRVTLDAAGFEHYDASDTTVGIDLDRLADVLALGDPDDLVSLTIEDSRGLLHVEHADLHYTLGLIDPDAIRAPPDPAKLDFDHAGRLTLDAAFLSRVVDASEMVSDHVTLELGAEGLRAVADGDTDTAVVEHDADPETTGEATAIYSLSYLADIVAVLPSTSVAVALGDDLPVELDYDFRDDHGHAEFVLSPRLRRT, encoded by the coding sequence ATGTCTCAGGCAGCCAGCAGTCCGACCGACCCGAGCGTGCAGGCGGTCGTCCGCGCGGACGCGCTCCGCACCGCCGTCGCCACCGCCCGAAGCCTCGTCTCCGAGTGCCGCGTCCGCCTCGACTCCGACGGGTTGCTCGTCGCCGCGACCGACCCCGCGACCGTCGCGTCCGTCCGCGTCACCCTCGACGCCGCCGGGTTCGAACACTACGACGCCAGCGACACCACCGTCGGCATCGACCTCGACCGGCTCGCGGACGTGCTCGCGCTCGGCGACCCCGACGACCTCGTCTCACTCACCATCGAGGACTCACGCGGCCTCCTCCACGTCGAACACGCCGACCTCCACTACACGCTCGGCCTCATCGACCCCGACGCCATCCGCGCCCCGCCCGACCCCGCGAAACTCGACTTCGACCACGCCGGTCGCCTCACCCTCGACGCCGCCTTCCTCTCCCGGGTCGTGGACGCCTCCGAGATGGTGTCCGACCACGTCACCCTCGAACTCGGCGCGGAGGGCTTGCGCGCCGTCGCGGACGGCGACACCGACACCGCCGTCGTCGAACACGACGCCGACCCCGAGACGACGGGCGAGGCGACCGCCATCTACTCGCTCTCCTACCTCGCCGACATCGTCGCCGTCCTCCCCAGCACGTCCGTCGCGGTCGCGCTCGGCGACGACCTCCCCGTCGAACTCGACTACGACTTCCGGGACGACCACGGCCACGCCGAGTTCGTCCTTTCCCCCCGCCTCCGCCGCACGTAG
- a CDS encoding DNA-binding protein, with product MSQDDEERLEELRQQKMEKLKEQQQGGGQANQEAQQQAQQQAEQQKQAMLRQYLSDGARRRLNSVRMSKPDLAERVEQQVVALGRSGRIQDQLDEEQMKSLLRELKPDEQSFNISRR from the coding sequence ATGAGTCAGGACGACGAGGAGCGCTTGGAGGAGCTTCGACAGCAGAAGATGGAGAAGCTCAAGGAACAACAGCAGGGCGGCGGGCAGGCGAACCAGGAAGCCCAGCAGCAAGCCCAACAGCAGGCCGAACAGCAGAAGCAGGCGATGCTCCGCCAGTACCTCTCGGACGGCGCGCGCCGCCGCCTGAACTCGGTGCGGATGAGCAAGCCCGACCTCGCTGAGCGCGTCGAACAGCAGGTCGTGGCGCTCGGCCGGTCGGGCCGCATCCAGGACCAGCTCGACGAGGAGCAGATGAAGAGCCTGCTCCGCGAGCTGAAGCCGGACGAGCAGTCCTTCAACATCTCGCGCCGGTAG
- a CDS encoding DUF7411 family protein: protein MELALLYSGGKDSTLAALVLERFYDVTLVTGSFGVTDDWQHARDAAERTPFEFERVALDREVAMDAVAQMVSDGYPRNGIQQVHEHALEVVAEMDVDAVADGSRRDDRVPTVSRAQAQSLEDRHDVHYLSPLSGFGRGAIDDMVAASLDVESGPSETLEKSDYESELRELLRAEFADASVSDVFPDHTQTRVRDVR from the coding sequence ATGGAGCTGGCGCTCCTCTACAGCGGGGGGAAGGACTCGACGCTCGCAGCGCTGGTTCTCGAACGCTTCTACGACGTGACCCTGGTGACGGGGTCGTTCGGCGTGACCGACGACTGGCAGCACGCGCGGGACGCGGCCGAACGCACGCCCTTCGAGTTCGAGCGCGTCGCCCTCGATAGGGAGGTCGCGATGGACGCCGTGGCGCAGATGGTTTCCGATGGATATCCCCGGAACGGCATTCAGCAGGTGCACGAGCACGCCCTCGAAGTGGTCGCGGAGATGGACGTGGACGCGGTGGCGGACGGGAGTCGGCGGGACGACCGCGTCCCCACCGTCTCGCGGGCGCAGGCGCAGAGCCTCGAAGACCGCCACGACGTGCACTACCTCTCCCCGCTCTCCGGGTTCGGGCGGGGCGCAATCGACGACATGGTCGCGGCGTCCCTCGACGTGGAGTCCGGGCCGAGCGAGACGCTCGAAAAGTCGGACTACGAGTCGGAGTTGCGCGAACTGCTCCGCGCGGAGTTCGCGGACGCGTCGGTCTCGGACGTGTTCCCCGACCACACGCAGACGCGGGTGCGGGACGTGCGGTAG
- the hisS gene encoding histidine--tRNA ligase: MYDRLKGFRDFYPREMRARREIIDTVEDVAARYGFREVGTPALERTQMYVDKSGEEIEEELYSFTDRGGRDVAMTPELTPTVARMVVAKQQELSKPIKWYSTRSFWRYEEPQQGRYREFYQTNVDIFGSSEPTADAEVLAVAADALTGLGLSPEDFEFRVSHRDILSGLLAAFGGDVDTTAAIRAVDKSDKISQVEFFDHLEAAGLSRGEAEQFADLLDADDLDELVAFAGDDVADAVGNLRAVLDAAEDFGVREYCDISLETARGLDYYTGVVFECFDSTGEVSRSVFGGGRYDDLIESVGGQPTPAVGFAPGHSTLPLLLERAGVHPDEELRTDYYVLSVGDTRDVAARVARDLRERGNVVESDVSDRSFGAQMNYADSVNADTVVIVGERDLEDGNVTVKDMDSGDQTQAPVEEFPGDYSSPTYDDFA, translated from the coding sequence ATGTACGACCGCTTGAAGGGATTCAGGGACTTCTATCCGCGGGAGATGCGGGCGCGACGCGAAATCATCGACACCGTCGAGGACGTGGCCGCCCGCTACGGCTTCCGGGAGGTCGGAACGCCCGCGCTCGAACGCACCCAGATGTACGTGGACAAGTCGGGCGAGGAGATCGAGGAGGAGCTCTACTCCTTCACCGACCGCGGGGGCCGCGACGTGGCGATGACGCCCGAACTCACGCCGACGGTCGCGCGGATGGTCGTCGCGAAACAGCAGGAGCTCTCGAAGCCCATCAAGTGGTACTCCACGCGGAGCTTTTGGCGGTACGAGGAACCCCAACAGGGCCGGTATCGGGAGTTCTATCAGACGAACGTGGACATCTTCGGGTCGAGCGAGCCGACGGCGGACGCGGAGGTGTTGGCGGTCGCGGCGGACGCGCTCACCGGGCTCGGTCTCTCCCCCGAGGACTTCGAGTTCCGGGTGAGCCACCGCGACATCCTCTCCGGCCTGCTCGCGGCGTTCGGCGGCGACGTGGACACCACAGCGGCGATTCGCGCGGTGGACAAGTCGGATAAGATCTCGCAGGTGGAGTTCTTCGACCACCTCGAAGCCGCGGGGCTCTCCCGCGGCGAGGCCGAGCAGTTCGCCGACCTCCTCGACGCGGACGACCTGGACGAACTCGTGGCGTTCGCGGGCGACGACGTGGCCGACGCCGTGGGGAACCTCCGCGCCGTCCTCGACGCCGCCGAAGACTTCGGCGTGCGCGAGTACTGCGACATCTCCCTGGAGACCGCGCGCGGCCTCGACTACTACACGGGCGTCGTCTTCGAGTGCTTCGACAGCACGGGCGAGGTCAGTCGGAGCGTGTTCGGCGGCGGGCGCTACGACGACCTCATCGAGTCCGTCGGCGGTCAGCCCACGCCCGCTGTCGGGTTCGCGCCCGGCCACTCCACGCTCCCCCTGCTCTTGGAGCGCGCGGGCGTCCACCCGGACGAGGAACTCCGCACGGACTACTACGTCCTCTCTGTGGGCGACACCCGGGACGTGGCCGCTCGCGTCGCGCGCGACCTCCGCGAGCGCGGGAACGTCGTCGAGTCCGACGTGTCCGACCGGTCGTTCGGCGCGCAGATGAACTACGCCGACAGCGTGAACGCCGACACCGTCGTCATCGTCGGCGAGCGCGACCTCGAAGACGGCAACGTCACCGTGAAGGACATGGACTCGGGCGACCAGACCCAGGCTCCGGTCGAGGAGTTCCCGGGCGACTATTCGAGTCCGACGTACGACGACTTCGCGTAG
- the truA gene encoding tRNA pseudouridine(38-40) synthase TruA — protein sequence MRAFRLAYDGTRYRGFQRQPHGDTVEDAIFRALRALDVFEDEKPEGYAAAGRTDAGVSARAQTVGFESPEWLTPRALNAELPDAVRAWAFADAPDGFHATHHARYREYVYHLHAPALDDERAREAARLLAGEHDFHNLTSDSKNTERDVSLSLSRDDDYLVFTVRAGGFPRGLVRRLAALVRDVGAGGSLDRVERVLSPEPLDGPLGVPPAPAHPLVLADVGYDLDFSRDDRALADCRETFASLAVERRTRARVADALYPQ from the coding sequence ATGCGGGCGTTCCGGCTGGCGTACGACGGCACCCGGTATCGGGGGTTCCAGCGCCAGCCGCACGGCGACACCGTGGAGGACGCCATCTTTCGGGCGCTCCGCGCGCTCGACGTCTTCGAGGACGAGAAACCGGAGGGGTACGCGGCCGCGGGACGGACGGACGCCGGCGTCTCCGCCCGCGCCCAGACGGTCGGGTTCGAGAGCCCCGAATGGTTGACGCCGCGCGCGCTCAACGCCGAACTTCCGGACGCCGTGCGGGCGTGGGCGTTCGCGGACGCCCCCGACGGCTTCCACGCCACCCACCACGCACGATACCGCGAGTACGTCTACCACCTCCACGCGCCCGCCCTGGACGACGAACGCGCCCGCGAGGCCGCCCGATTACTCGCCGGCGAGCACGACTTCCACAACCTCACGTCGGACTCGAAGAACACCGAGCGGGACGTGTCGCTCTCCCTCAGTAGAGACGACGACTACCTCGTGTTCACGGTACGCGCGGGCGGGTTCCCGCGCGGCCTCGTCCGCCGCCTCGCCGCCCTCGTCCGGGATGTCGGCGCGGGCGGGTCGCTCGACCGCGTGGAACGCGTGCTCTCACCGGAACCGCTCGACGGCCCGCTCGGCGTGCCGCCCGCGCCCGCTCACCCGCTCGTCCTCGCCGACGTGGGCTACGACCTCGACTTCTCGCGGGACGACCGCGCGCTCGCGGACTGCCGCGAGACCTTCGCGTCGCTCGCGGTCGAACGCCGCACGCGAGCGCGGGTCGCGGACGCGCTCTACCCCCAGTGA
- a CDS encoding M28 family peptidase — translation MVETPEAFGRLWADDYPGTFLRDLAEIGDRMSGRPGERRAAELVADAFADAGARNVAVESFEMNAWRRGDTDFGVTSPVERSFEALALPYSPSGDVHGELVDVGHGTPEEIEAADVAGKVVVASTETPPGMDRLYHRMEKFGHAVAAGASAFVFANHKQGQLPPTGALRFDREAAVPAVGVSAETGTWLREYADRDGEVSLSVSADTAPGDGHNTTGVFGPDTDEEVVVLAHHDGHDIAEAALDNGCGVATVVAMARVLADLDLDTRVRVVSVGGEEVGLLGASALADRLDAERIRSVVNVDGAGRYRTMRAFTHGTPAFEDVLDSVANTASRELRVEGALHPFSDHWPFLKREIPAVQLHSVTPERGRGWGHTHADTWDKTDARNVREHGMLAALLVQRLTRESVPRPDADALADDLDSRGLRPGMKAAEIWPSHWG, via the coding sequence ATGGTCGAGACTCCCGAGGCGTTCGGACGGCTGTGGGCGGACGACTACCCCGGAACCTTCCTCCGCGACCTCGCGGAAATCGGCGACCGAATGAGCGGCCGACCGGGCGAACGCCGCGCCGCCGAACTCGTCGCGGACGCCTTCGCGGACGCGGGCGCACGGAACGTCGCGGTCGAATCGTTCGAGATGAACGCGTGGCGGCGCGGAGACACCGATTTCGGCGTCACGAGTCCCGTGGAGCGGTCGTTCGAGGCGCTCGCGCTCCCCTACTCGCCGAGCGGGGACGTGCACGGCGAGTTAGTGGACGTGGGGCACGGCACGCCCGAAGAAATCGAAGCCGCGGACGTGGCGGGAAAGGTCGTGGTGGCGTCGACGGAGACGCCGCCCGGGATGGACAGGCTCTACCACCGGATGGAGAAGTTCGGGCACGCGGTGGCGGCGGGCGCGAGCGCGTTCGTGTTCGCGAACCACAAGCAGGGACAGTTGCCGCCGACGGGCGCGCTCCGGTTCGACCGGGAGGCCGCCGTCCCCGCGGTCGGCGTCTCCGCGGAGACCGGGACGTGGCTGCGCGAGTACGCCGACCGCGACGGCGAGGTCTCGCTCTCCGTCTCCGCCGACACAGCACCGGGAGACGGGCACAACACGACGGGCGTGTTCGGCCCCGACACGGACGAGGAGGTGGTCGTGCTCGCGCACCACGACGGCCACGACATCGCGGAGGCCGCGCTCGACAACGGCTGCGGCGTCGCCACGGTCGTCGCGATGGCGCGCGTCCTCGCCGACCTCGATCTCGACACGCGCGTTCGCGTCGTCAGCGTCGGCGGCGAGGAAGTCGGCCTGCTCGGCGCGAGCGCGCTCGCCGACCGCCTCGACGCCGAGAGGATTCGGTCGGTCGTGAACGTGGACGGCGCAGGCCGGTATCGGACGATGCGGGCGTTCACGCACGGCACGCCCGCGTTCGAGGACGTGCTCGATTCGGTCGCGAACACTGCGAGCCGCGAACTCAGGGTGGAGGGCGCGCTCCACCCGTTCAGCGACCACTGGCCGTTCCTCAAGCGCGAGATACCGGCGGTGCAACTGCACTCGGTGACGCCGGAGCGCGGTCGGGGCTGGGGGCACACGCACGCCGACACGTGGGACAAGACGGACGCGCGGAACGTCCGCGAACACGGGATGCTCGCCGCGCTCCTCGTCCAGCGGCTCACCCGGGAGTCGGTGCCGCGGCCGGACGCGGACGCGCTCGCCGACGACCTCGACTCACGGGGACTGCGGCCGGGGATGAAGGCCGCGGAAATCTGGCCGTCTCACTGGGGGTAG